From a region of the Castanea sativa cultivar Marrone di Chiusa Pesio chromosome 10, ASM4071231v1 genome:
- the LOC142612771 gene encoding EID1-like F-box protein 3: MSANANTRLRPSQGSESDESAIINERVLVLIFESIKWDIHTLCSTSSVNRKLRAIANRLLWRELCVHRAPRMVSTLANGSTNNRIGGGWHALAKLLFFCCGSESTRNFKLSRDLPGHFVKASRFSKTSGRSFLSKKCRGDLLYVSDPCEHPNPSGSGKEDDLGVYRGVFKGFLKSRTRACLIGRQVELEEKVRCPYCGAPVWSMTSARLVPKSAARRLGSHHGGLEYFVCVNGHLHGTCWLVPLSSDEDDLDLDDDVDDDDEDETGAHEVDHMVVNGSASSREEN; encoded by the coding sequence ATGAGTGCCAATGCCAACACGCGACTCAGACCGAGTCAAGGCTCCGAGTCGGACGAGTCAGCCATTATCAACGAGCGAGTACTGGTTTTGATCTTCGAGTCGATCAAATGGGACATACATACTCTGTGTTCGACTTCCTCAGTGAACCGGAAGCTCCGGGCCATAGCGAACCGGCTTCTTTGGCGCGAGCTCTGCGTTCATCGCGCTCCGAGAATGGTATCCACATTGGCGAACGGGTCGACCAACAACCGGATCGGCGGTGGATGGCACGCGCTGGCGAAGCTCCTTTTCTTCTGCTGCGGCAGCGAGTCGACTCGGAATTTCAAGCTGAGTCGGGACTTGCCGGGTCACTTCGTGAAGGCCTCGCGGTTTTCGAAAACTTCGGGTCGGAGTTTTTTGAGCAAGAAATGCCGGGGCGATTTGTTGTACGTTAGTGACCCGTGTGAGCACCCGAACCCGAGTGGCAGTGGCAAGGAAGATGATTTGGGGGTTTATAGAGGGGTATTTAAGGGATTCTTGAAATCGAGGACGAGAGCGTGTTTGATCGGACGGCAGGTAGAGCTCGAGGAAAAGGTGAGGTGTCCTTATTGTGGGGCCCCAGTGTGGAGCATGACTTCGGCTCGGCTTGTTCCTAAAAGCGCGGCTCGGCGGCTCGGCTCCCATCACGGCGGCTTGGAGTATTTTGTCTGTGTTAATGGCCATTTGCATGGTACGTGCTGGCTCGTCCCTCTGTCGTCTGATGAGgatgatcttgatcttgatgatgACGTGgacgatgatgatgaggatgaaaCTGGGGCTCATGAGGTTGATCACATGGTGGTTAATGGGAGTGCGAGTTCACGTGAGGAAAATTAA
- the LOC142612206 gene encoding adenylate isopentenyltransferase 3, chloroplastic-like, translating to MVTGGAEYQPPPIRYNHLPRSLKPGTICWCKFELNDVEMLPIEAGIVVIFSMDACGLDSVKGRAEELPIWLEFFLGSNSFNALPISLRTICKLVTQQDVWSKEENISQKQHKKKVVIIMGATGTGKSKLSVHLASRYKAELINSDKMQVYKGLDIVTNKVTMEEQCGVPHHLLGILDPYADFTVDHFRDMVVRAIESIVSRGHLPIIVGGSNTYIEALIDDEDNKFRSKYDCCFLWVDVPKLVLDPFLSKRVDKMIENGMVDELRKMFDPNVDYSQGIFRSIGVPEFDQYFRNESSLDKETNAMLIQKAINKMKENTYKLACRQVEKIYRLRDIKGWNIHRLDATQVIKKSGKESDEAWNELVAGPSVAIVGQFLRKTY from the exons ATGGTGACTGGCGGGGCTGAATATCAACCTCCACCAATTCGGTATAATCATCTTCCTCGCTCCTTGAAACCTGGCACCATTTGTTGG tgtaaatttgaattaaatgaTGTTGAGATGTTACCTATTGAGGCTGGGATTGTAGTAATATTCTCCATGGATGCTTGTGGTCTTGATTCCGTAAAAGGAAGGGCTGAAGAGTTACCAATATGGCTGGAATTCTTTTTGGGATCAAACTCATTCAATGCCCTACCAATCTCGTTAAG GACCATTTGCAAGCTTGTAACCCAACAAGATGTTTGGTCTAAAGAAGAGAATATCAGTCagaaacaacacaaaaaaaaggtGGTAATCATCATGGGAGCAACTGGAACTGGCAAGTCAAAATTGTCTGTTCATCTAGCTAGTCGTTATAAGGCAGAACTCATAAACTCAGACAAAATGCAAGTTTATAAGGGACTTGACATTGTCACCAACAAAGTCACCATGGAAGAGCAATGTGGCGTACCACACCATTTGCTGGGGATACTTGATCCCTACGCTGATTTTACAGTAGACCATTTTCGTGACATGGTTGTACGTGCCATTGAGTCAATTGTGAGTCGTGGTCACCTTCCAATCATTGTTGGAGGGTCTAATACCTATATCGAGGCCCTAATTGATGATGAAGATAACAAGTTCAGATCAAAGTATGATTGTTGCTTCCTTTGGGTGGATGTGCCCAAGTTAGTGCTTGACCCATTTTTATCAAAGCGGGTTgataaaatgattgaaaatgGCATGGTAGATGAGTTGAGAAAAATGTTTGATCCCAATGTGGATTATTCACAAGGAATTTTTAGGTCAATTGGGGTTCCTGAATTTGACcaatattttagaaatgaatCTTCTTTGGACAAAGAAACCAATGCAATGTTAATCCAAAAGGCCATAAataaaatgaaggaaaatacaTACAAATTAGCATGTCGTCAAGTGGAGAAAATTTACAGGCTCAGAGATATAAAGGGATGGAATATTCACCGCCTTGATGCAACACAAGTGATTAAGAAAAGTGGCAAAGAATCTGATGAGGCTTGGAATGAGCTCGTGGCTGGACCAAGTGTGGCGATCGTTGGTCAGTTTCTTCGCAAAACCTATTAG
- the LOC142612204 gene encoding uncharacterized protein LOC142612204: MGFRDIAMFNDSLLAKKAWRLLKNPKSLFNKVFKARFFPNYTIMEAKHTSGGSHTWNSILHGRDVLLRGCWRIGNGKAISIWQHHWLPRKHPPQVLSPMVDSLADAKVAILIEETSRQWNHEMIDGIFTPMEAKLVKAIQLSRYEAEDSLFWPFTNDGIYTSKSGYRFLKAEDQSEVEEEQRANLLRLNKTTISSHQIAATAKERLAEFALTIPRPQYPRVASTPFQTRWLPPSQGLVKINCDDATFKDQKKSGIGVAIRDENGMVLASMAKHLRQLYTALEIEAMAPSTALTFATQVGFHNGILESDSLVLTTALINNSTYLSTDGLLMEDIRFNASYFNQLLYSHVKREGNKVAHKLVRHALCILDFSVWMEDVLPPIRSAVLDDIVGFS, encoded by the exons ATGGGATTTAGAGACATTGCCATGTTCAATGATTCCTTGTTGGCAAAAAAAGCTTGGAGACTCTTGAAAAATCCCAAGTCCTTATTCAACAAAGTCTTTAAGGCTCGCTTCTTCCCAAATTATACAATTATGGAGGCTAAACACACTAGTGGTGGTTCACACACTTGGAATAGTATCTTACATGGAAGAGATGTCTTACTTAGGGGCTGTTGGAGGATTGGGAATGGCAAGGCAATAAGCATATGGCAACACCATtggttgccaaggaagcatccACCGCAGGTTCTCTCACCTATGGTTGATTCTTTGGCAGATGCAAAAGTGGCAATTTTGATTGAGGAAACTTCTAGGCAGTGGAACCATGAGATGATAGATGGTATCTTCACTCCTATGGAGGCAAAGTTGGTCAAAGCCATCCAACTCTCACGGTATGAGGCAGAGGATAGTTTGTTTTGGCCTTTCACAAACGATGGCATTTATACTTCCAAGTCCGGGTATAGGTTCTTGAAAGCTGAAGATCAATCCGAGGTTGAAGAGGAGCAAAGGGC GAACTTGCTACGTTTGAACAAAACCACCATTAGCTCTCATCAAATTGCTGCAACGGCAAAAGAGCGTCTCGCCGAGTTTGCACTGACTATTCCTAGGCCACAATATCCACGGGTTGCAAGCACACCCTTTCAGACCAGATGGCTGCCTCCATCACAAGGATTGGTGAAAATTAATTGTGACGATGCTACAttcaaagaccaaaaaaaatcGGGCATAGGCGTGGCGATTCGAGATGAAAACGGTATGGTTTTGGCTTCAATGGCTAAGCATTTACGACAGCTATACACGGCTTTGGAGATAGAGGCCATGGCACCTTCAACAGCATTGACCTTTGCAACACAGGTGGGATTCCACAACGGCATCTTGGAGTCAGATTCACTAGTGTTGACTACGGCGTTGATCAATAACAGCACCTATCTCTCCACGGATGGTTTGTTAATGGAGGATATTAGATTTAATGCTAGTTATTTTAATCAATTACTTTACTCTCATGTAAAGAGAGAGGGTAATAAGGTTGCACATAAGTTAGTAAGACATGCTCTTTGTATCTTAGATTTTTCagtgtggatggaggatgttctaCCACCCATACGTTCTGCTGTACTAGATGACATTGTTGGATTTTCTTAA
- the LOC142612203 gene encoding uncharacterized protein LOC142612203 — MNSQLSQEFMEWEVQAALKQMPPLKAPSPDGLAGVNAKKFCKFWSPMKSSQVSAPVRPRVRWSPPPDEFYKINFDAAVFHEDNIAGIGMIVRDSSGLVMASLSHNIPFQNSVEELESLAACRALEFALELGLDKAILEGDSLTALKDDSASLASFGLLVRDAQSLAGLFNCICFLHVGRDGNSIAHNLARHARHVTSFSI; from the exons ATGAACAGCCAATTGTCACAGGAATTTATGGAGTGGGAAGTGCAAGCAGCGCTTAAACAAATGCCTCCTCTTAAGGCTCCAAGTCCTGATG GTCTAGCAGGAGTGAATGCCAAAAAGTTTTGCAAATTCTGGAGTCCTATGAAA TCCAGCCAAGTTTCAGCTCCAGTCAGACCTCGGGTTAGGTGGTCTCCTCCACCTGATGAATTCTACAAAATAAACTTCGATGCAGCTGTATTCCATGAAGATAACATAGCAGGTATTGGCATGATTGTCCGTGATAGCAGTGGCTTGGTAATGGCATCCCTTTCTCATAATATACCTTTCCAGAACTCGGTTGAAGAACTAGAATCATTGGCGGCCTGCAGAGCTCTTGAATTTGCTTTAGAGCTTGGATTGGACAAAGCAATTCTAGAAGGTGACTCTTTGACTGCTCTTAAGGATGACTCAGCATCTCTGGCTTCTTTTGGTCTTCTAGTTCGAGATGCTCAAAGTTTGGCAGGCTTATTTAATTGTATTTGCTTTTTACATGTTGGTAGGGATGGTAATTCTATAGCTCATAACCTAGCTAGACATGCACGTCATGTCACTAGTTTTTCTATTTAG
- the LOC142612205 gene encoding uncharacterized protein LOC142612205, with product MNFLVWNCCGLENLRTGKELGDIIRAKDPFVVFIAETLADDARLDMVQTNLDFEHKWVVPKVGHGGGLVLFWRSSVNLVMMDSSNYYIDTWIDKGTSNEWRFTGFYGEPETSRRSEAWDSLKTLNHISEVPWMCAGDFNEIIRQEEKLGGALRHHGQMQLFRDVLDECGFLDLGFVSNRFTWSKHFADGHSIWERLDRGWLMLIGFEIPPQKKEFRFKEMWLSDAGCAELVEAS from the exons ATGAATTTCTTAGTGTGGAATTGTTGTGGGCTTGAGAACCTACGTACAGGGAAAGAGCTTGGTGATATTATCCGGGCTAAAGATCCCTTTGTCGTGTTCATTGCCGAAACACTGGCAGATGATGCAAGGCTAGACATGGTTCAAACAAATTTAGACTTTGAACACAAGTGGGTGGTACCAAAGGTTGGGCATGGAGGTGGATTAGTACTTTTTTGGAGGTCGTCGGTGAATTTGGTAATGATGGACTCATCCAATTATTACATTGATACTTGGATTGATAAAGGCACTTCCAATGAGTGGAGGTTCACTGGTTTTTATGGCGAACCAGAAACTTCAAGACGGAGTGAAGCATGGGACAGTTTGAAAACTTTAAACCATATTTCGGAGGTGCCATGGATGTGTGCAGGTGATTTCAATGAAATAATTAGACAGGAAGAAAAACTTGGTGGAGCGCTTCGGCACCATGGGCAGATGCAATTATTCCGGGATGTGTTGGATGAGTGTGGATTCCTTGATCTTGGGTTTGTGAGTAATAGGTTCACATGGAGCAAGCACTTTGCAGACGGCCATTCTATTTGGGAGAGACTTGATCGGGGGTGGCTAATGCTAATTG GTTTCGAAATTCCACCACAGAAAAAGGAGTTTAGATTCAAGGAGATGTGGCTTTCAGATGCAGGGTGTGCTGAACTGGTGGAGGCTTCATGA
- the LOC142612207 gene encoding ATP-dependent DNA helicase PIF1-like has protein sequence MPLALRRLFATILVFCLPTGVRELWNEFYPYMVEDYPLTSVTTKTRCTNKLLNDLEALLLQHGKHITEYDLPISTIECDNDSTVPRLIHDELTIPNVDEELTLIEKLNNDQRVAYETIMTVIDRKENMIFFVDGPGGTRKTFLYRTILATLRKAGHIAIVTATSGIAATLLPGGRTAHFRFKIPLTLDTSSTCSISKQSDLAEFIRRATIIIWDEAPMINRCALESLDRTFKDIMEVNLPFSGTVLILGGDFRLVLPVVPKGTKAKMINACIVKSPLWKDVKVLHLKQNTRSINDEEFAKYIQRIGDGNKLFIMDDLIKLLLFNGNAMGGSTFYIQLD, from the coding sequence ATGCCTTTAGCTTTAAGAAGATTGTTTGCAACAATATTGGTATTTTGTCTGCCAACTGGAGTAAGAGAATTGTGGAATGAGTTCTACCCATATATGGTAGAAGATTACCCATTAACATCTGTTACAACAAAGACACGTTGTACAAATAAACTTCTCAATGATTTAGAGGCGTTGCTCTTGCAACATGGAAAACACATCACGGAGTATGATTTGCCAATTTCAACTATAGAATGTGACAATGATTCAACTGTACCAAGACTCATACATGATGAGCTAACTATTCCTAATGTAGATGAAGAACTCACTTTAATTGAGAAGTTGAATAATGACCAGAGAGTTGCATATGAGACAATCATGACAGTTATTGATCGTAAGGAAAACATGATATTCTTTGTCGATGGGCCAGGAGGAACTAGGAAAACATTTTTGTATCGCACAATATTGGCAACCTTAAGAAAAGCCGGTCACATTGCAATTGTCACAGCTACATCTGGCATAGCAGCAACATTACTCCCTGGTGGAAGAACAGCGCATTTCAGGTTTAAGATTCCTTTAACTCTCGATACTTCATCTACTTGCtcaataagtaaacaatcagaCTTGGCTGAATTTATTAGACGTGCCACCATAATTATTTGGGATGAAGCCCCAATGATAAATCGATGTGCACTTGAATCTTTAGATAGAACATTTAAAGATATTATGGAAGTAAATTTACCTTTTAGTGGGACGGTGCTAATTTTGGGGGGAGATTTTCGTCTAGTACTTCCAGTTGTTCCAAAGGGTACAAAGGCAAAAATGATTAATGCATGCATAGTGAAGTCCCCATTATGGAAAGACGTCAAAGTATTACATTTGAAGCAGAATACGAGGTCTATCAACGATGAAGAGTTTGCTAAGTATATACAACGCATCGGTGATGGGAATAAACTATTTATAATGGATGATTTGATTAAACTACTCCTTTTCAATGGCAATGCAATGGGAGGGTCAACATTCTATATACAACTTGATTGA
- the LOC142612209 gene encoding uncharacterized protein LOC142612209, which translates to MCCKDGKISLPNTPVCPEFMEFICEQTPRGRHFRQYIWLYNNMFAFTSMSVHMDESVASNSRGIYTFRAQGAIDHRIGNLLPHTPLNVRHIQFYIYDTDLEIQRIMSQSVEAHEDTVRLIQRILDMHNLFVERFRQLSRTPNLHQCKLLIKEQPLNQPQYCLLSTSQVAAIIVRGEEAGRLSGREILVQTFGNNLINVQDTAGYYDPFQYPILFPFGTYGWDINIHDANRNKYGGRLSQQYAVDNYVKIETHKLRWFEHNQDSIKADLYQSLQDAFHEGECDTGNVGHRTILPSSFVGSPRDMIQRFQDEMSLIQKFGKPDLFIIMTCNPGWEEIQNELLPAQTAQDRPDLLARVFESKFEELKDDIVVKGVLGRVIVYVPVFEFQKRGLSHAHMLIILDEDDKLHNPEDYDQVVKGEIPYKEEQPQLHKAVLKHMIHGPYGIQNPRSPCTM; encoded by the exons ATGTGTTGCAAGGATGGAAAAATATCCCTACCCAACACCCCAGTTTGTCCTGAATTTATGGAGTTCATTTGTGAGCAAACACCACGAGGCAGACATTTCAGGCAATATATATGGCTTTACAACAACATGTTTGCATTTACCTCAATGAGTGTGCACATGGATGAAAGCGTGGCCTCGAATAGTCGAGGAATATATACATTTCGTGCCCAAGGTGCCATCGATCATAGAATCGGTAATCTTTTACCACATACACCTCTAAATGTGCGGCATATACAATTTTATATCTACGACACCGATCTTGAAATACAACGCATAATGTCTCAATCTGTAGAAGCTCACGAAGATACTGTGCGGCTTATTCAAAGGATCTTAGACATGCATAACCTATTTGTGGAGAGATTTCGTCAACTATCTCGAACTCCAAATTTACATCAATGTAAACTCCTCATTAAAGAACAACCTCTAAACCAACCTCAATATTGCCTTCTTAGCACTTCCCAAGTGGCAGCTATTATTGTAAGAGGTGAAGAAGCTGGGCGTTTAAGTGGCAGAGAAATTTTGGTTCAAACATTTGGTAATAATTTGATCAATGTTCAAGATACAGCAGGATATTATGATCCATTTCAGTACCCAATACTTTTTCCATTTGGAACATATGGATGGGATATTAACATACACGACGCTAATAGAAATAAA TATGGAGGACGCCTTTCACAACAGTATGCTGTTGATAATTATGTCAAAATTGAAACACACAAGCTTAGGTGGTTTGAGCACAATCAAGATTCTATTAAGGCGGATCTGTACCAAAGCCTACAAGATGCTTTCCATGAAGGAGAGTGTGATACTG GAAATGTTGGACATAGAACCATTTTACCATCATCATTTGTGGGAAGCCCACGCGATATGATCCAACGATTTCAAGATGAAATGTCATTGATTCAAAAGTTTGGAAAACCAGATTTATTCATCATAATGACGTGCAATCCAGGATGGGAAGAAATCCAAAATGAGCTTTTACCTGCACAAACCGCTCAAGATCGTCCAGACTTGCTTGCAAGAGTTTTCGAATCGaaatttgaagaattgaaaGATGATATCGTGGTTAAGGGGGTTCTCGGAAGAGTTATTGTATATGTGCCAGTCTTTGAGTTCCAAAAAAggggtttatcacatgcacacatgcTTATAATTCTCGATGAAGATGATAAATTGCATAATCCAGAGGATTATGATCAGGTTGTTAAAGGAGAAATACCGTATAAAGAAGAACAACCTCAATTACATAAAGCTGTATTGAAGCATATGATACATGGTCCTTACGGAATACAAAATCCAAGATCACCATGTACAATGTAA